The Nicotiana sylvestris chromosome 6, ASM39365v2, whole genome shotgun sequence genomic sequence TTAGAATATATATTTAACATGTTTACTTTAGTCTCTTACTATGAACCCACTACACTTTTGAAATTATAAGTTCAAAATTATgttctttttaaaattttaatgatttttacttATATATATTTATTCCGTCTCGAAAACAAGACCGTGCGAAgtagaattagaacaatcaattTTATTCGTAGAGGTGCACCCAATAATTATTGCACCATATATAGGAGTCTTTGAGCGTGGATGCACATACAtatatttaagtaattttgaaGAAATATAACATGGCTATACATGGTTTAGGGAGAGGAGAATGGATTCACGTGAACCAATATCCTATGACCTAGATACGCTCCTGACTGTGCTGCTAcctatctctcttttttttttttgcttaatcATTCGATATTCGAAGTTCCTTTCTGTTTTTATGACCAggaattctttttttattttcatataaaattGTTCTCTGGACTTTTTATCAATATGAGGTGATCGTAACACAGTATATAAGACTCGTGATTCAGGCAATCCAATTTTCCGTGTGTAAGGCGGAAGCCCCCAAAAATGGTTTTCAAAAAATGGGTGATCAAAAGATCGAATTACTATGCCTATCTTGGTGGTCGTTACTTTTGGTGGTCTTTCTTTTTGGTCATCTTCTTGTTCTATTGATCAGAAGCATCCAGCAGCACCACACCGATTTAGAATTCGATTCTAAGGGCTAAGGCCCCCCCTTTTCTTTTCCTCCTGGTCGTGTGTGGGCCACACTTCAGAAAGGCCAAAAAGGGGGTCTCCTATTTCTCGTCCCATTTCTTTTTGGCTGGACTATCCCGTTTCGCTCAACGTAGGCCCTATGGGGTAAAAATCTTCGACCAAAAAGTTCTTTATTCCCAATATCGAACTCAAGATTTCTGATTAAGAATAGAGAGATTCCAAACATTCCACCACATTCTAAGCCGGGTGATTTCTCTTCCTTTTCTTGTTCTTGGAGAATAAAAATGCTGCAAATATGAGCAGCTGTACGATAgcagatacaatatatatatatatatatatatatactttggGTAGTTAATTGGCAGGCTGCCTAACCCATGTAATGAAAGTGAAGTTGCACGTTTTAATTATTAAATAGATTGGCTGAATCTAAAACTTTGTGTTAACCACTTCCTCGTACTAATTAAGCTTATGAATTTGTGAAGTTGTTCGGGCTAGCATAAAGTATATCGTCCATTAGATTTGTTATTATATTGCAACCTTTTCAAGTTTCAACCACTTGAAATAAAGTCTAATGTACACTTACTTGAAAAATGTATATGTATAATAGGCCGATACCACTTTAAAAGGTAATCATATGTAAATATTAATTTGGTATAGGAAGTAAGTTTTTAAAATTTCACCGCTCCAAAATGAAAACACGTATACATGTCAAATCGTGACAATTGGTCGATATTACTTGTGTAAAATACTGTGCATGTCACTGCCCATAGATAACACCACGTAGTACCTCTCTCAATCTACCAAAACAAGCCAAAATTCACCCTTAGTTCATTCTgtctcaatatatatatatatatatatatatatatatatatatatatatatatatatatatatatatatatatatatgaatttgaATGTTGATATAAAGTCACAAACTATATAGGAAATTAATGCACATTTGTGTTATGCTGATTATAGTAATTGGGGTCCATAAGCTTGCTTGAAATTGGTTCACCTTCTTCATTGTTTGGTCAACTAACATTCCTCGTACTTAAATTAGATGTATCAATTGTCCTATATATCATTCTAACGCAATAAATTAATTCAGCATACATAGGAagtgtattggtcaaaatttggGCGGCTTGATAACTGCAAATATACATGATCAAAGACAGAGCCGACCACGACACAGTGGCGAGGAGTCGTCTTAAGAGGGATTATTACCGAGGTCAAGTTAGGGGGCAAGGAAGCCACGGTAGGATAGGTTTAGTAATAAGACATAAGGAATATTCCATTGGATATTCTTTATGTTGTATTTTTTAGGATTTCTTAGGAATATTCCTTataaataagaagaaataaagaACAAAAGGGGATCTTGACTTTTTGATAAGAGCACGTTGTAAAAGGTTGACTACAAAGGATATACAAAAGCTTGTCTTGTTCAATGACTGCATTGCTCAACATACGTTGTTCACTCTTTGTTCACAAGATCCTAAGATTCTTTATCCATCCTTACTTTCCATTATTCCACGTTGCTGTCAGGAAGAAGAATCACCCAAGTCATCTAACATTTTGGGTGATAAATTCCTCCTTATTACACTTATTGCCATTATGTACACTTATTACATGCTTCTATTATTATATTCATTGACAATCATTGAGCATATGCCCGATATTTATTGCTTTTGAACACGGTCTCATATCACCGCGACATACCCCAGTTTTGGATATAGAATTTATTATACTTAGCCAGGATTCACCCTTTATTTCCTCGTTAACTAGTTTAACAAAAATTTTGACACTTGTCTGGTAAAACAGGAAGATTAATGGTGTTTCGAATAAAGTTTCCTCCTCAACTGATCCGACTACTTGCTTCTTTATTGACCATTGGATTCTAATATAAAATAACCCGGTCAAATACCATTACTTCACACATTAAATAACAGTACGATTTCACCTAGCAATGGAAAACTGTTTGGTGTCACggaaatcattttcttaaaagaataTTCTTAGAATTTAAGTGTTATATGGTGTATGGTTGgtgattgaaaatatttttcggaaaaataTATATTAAAGATTAGCAATAACATTAGCAAATTGGATAACGTTTGATGAAATTTTTTGACTATTAAATATTAATAATAGTGTCTATGTTTTGACTAGAGCGAGTGATGAATCAAAAGTTAAGATAATTGAAGCAAAAATGACCTCCATCCATAATTaaggaaaattatttttctccttttgatggaaaatatttttcttaatcAAACATCAGCAATAAACTTcttcataaaaaatatttttctagaaAATAACTTCCGTTGAGAAAACTCAGGAAATTTTGAAAGAACAAAAAAAGTAGAAACCGTTATTAACTGAATTTACTACTACTAATAATATGTAAGAAGAAATGATATTAGTTTATTAGATTTAGAATTGCAAATGGGTGCACCAACTCCTCCATGTAGTTGGACTAAGTTGCCTAAAACTTTCCAAAATCccttaatattttatttttcttaaagtGTAAACCAAGCTTTTGATTCCCACCCTGTAGCATTATAAATAGACCACTTCATTAAGTCCACTAACCACAGCATCACAACTTCATTAAGTCTATTAAACAGAGTATTACAACTTCTAAGCTTTTACTAAAACAAAGccagaaaaagaagagaaatgaaGACTTATAGTAATTTTTTTCTCAAGAAACCACTATTCAATGGCCTCTTGGCAACCATTATAGCTATACTATCTCTACTGCCTTCTTTTGCAAATGCAGAATTTCACTACCATGAATTTATTGTAAGTATCCATTcacattttcttcttattttctatAAACATTTCCAACAttgtcaacaacaacaacatgaaCAACGATGACCCCAGTAAAATCAcacaagtgggatctggggagggtagtgtgtaggcggaccttacccctacccgatGGGGCATAAAGGCTGTTTTCCGATCGGCATTTCCAACATTGtcatgaaataataatttttttttgacaGGTTCAAGAAACCAGAATAACAAGGCTATGCAGAACCAAGAATATAATTACAGTGAATGGACAATTTCCAGGACCAACTTTGACAGTTCGAAACGGGGATACACTATTTGTTACTGTCGTTAATAGAGCTCGTTACAACGTTACAATCCATTGGTAATTACTTTATTAATGACTTCACTACGCAAATAATATTTTACATCGTCAGTGCATAGAACGTAATTGTTCTAAAATTTTCATGCAGGCATGGAATTCGTCAAATGCGGACGCCATGGGCTGATGGGCCTGAGTATGTAACACAATGTCCAATAAGACCAGGAGGATTTTACACATACAGATTCACTATTGAAAACCAAGAGGGTACATTGTGGTGGCATGCACACAGCAAATGGCTTAGAGCTACTGTTTATGGAGCTTTAGTTATCTTACCAAAACAGGGTTCTAATTTTCCTTTTTTACAGCCCCAGAAAGATATCCCTATTCTTCTCGGTATGCTTTTttcctatgttgctcggactctgcAAGAATGGTGCCAGGTGCGCGtcagatcctccaaaagtagGCATTTTTGGAGGATGCAAcatttttggagagtccgcgcaacatagcttttttcccttttcattttaattttgatCAAAATCAAATGTGAGTATGTGACTAATTAAGTTCTTGATTTTATCATAGGGGAATGGTGGAACAGAGACATTATTGCAGTACAAAGACAAGCACAATTCACTGGAGCAGCTCCTAATAATTCTGATGCATATACTATTAATGGTCAACCTGGTGACCTTTACAGATGCTCTAGCCAAGGTTCTTACTCAAACTTAGCCTCTGTGGCGAATGCTAGAAATTTTGCTAAGGGTATTCAAGATTTAATGTACACGTATAAAAAGTAATTTTTAATTTATATacataatatattttttatatacacAATACAAATTTTCGACGAAGGGTGTTAAGTGTGGCTATGCCACTGCTTAGCCTGCTCTTAAAAAAATTTATATACACTATCTTTGCAATTTAACAGATTATAAAATGTTATTATTCTATTTTCTAGGATATCTATCATCATATGCTTGATATAGAGAGATATCTAGTGTTGTAGGTCAAGTTAACCTGATAACCTTTTCTAGACTTTCAGTATTTAGTATATATAACTTAAACACAAAATGCGGAACCAAAATTATCCTTAAAAGGGGAAAAATAAAAGAGGATAACACATTTCATCATTACTAATTCAGAATTTTAATGCAGGTACTGTGAAAGTTTCAGTAAACCCTGGAGAAACTGTTCTACTGAGGGTAATCAATGCTGCACTCAatcaacaacttttcttctcaGTTGCAAACCACATGCTCACAGTTGTAGGTGTTGATGCTACTTACAACAAGCCTTTTACAACCAATGTTATTATGGTTGGACCTGGCCAAACAACCAATGTAATCCTCACTGCTAATCGTCCCCCTGGCCGCTACTATATGGCAGCTAGCGCCTATGCCACTGCCAGAAACGCGCAATTTGACAACACCACTACCACTGCTATCCTTGAGTACACAAATCTCGTGTCGGTGGCCAATTCAAGACCTTCATTGCCTCAACTTCCAGCTTTCAACGATACAGCTACTGCGACTGCTTTCACTAGCCAATTGAGGAGCATTCCTAGTAACAATGTTAGAGTTCCCAATCAGATTGATGAGAACTTGTTTTTCACTGTTGGACTTGGCTTAGTGAATTGCGCTCCTGGTCCTAGATGTCAAGGTCCTAATAATACGCGGTTTGCTGCTAGCATGAATAAtatttcatttgttcttcctaGAAGAACTTCATTGCTCCAGGCATATTACCAAAACATTCCAGGGATTTACACATTGGATTTTCCTCCTGTTCCACCTGTGCAATTTGATTACACGGGCAATGTTTCTCGAGGACTTTGGCAACCAAGATTTGGAACTAAGTtgcacaagatcaagtttggttCTACTGTACAAATTGTATTGCAGGATACTGCTATCTTTTCGACAGAGGACCATCCTATACATCTTCATGGATACCATTTTTGGGTCGTTGGACAAGGTTTTGGTAACTTCAATCCTCAGACTGATACTGCTACATTTAACCTAGTTGATCCGCCTGTCAGGAACACAATTGATGTGCCTGTTGGTGGATGGGCAGTCATTCGTTTCGTGGCAGATAATCCAGGTAAGAACCTGATATCATCACAAAAATGTTCAAGCTTGAAATTTTTGTACCTGTTTATAAAATTTTGATTTATTTGTGATGATTTGCTACAGGGGTTTGGCTATTTCATTGCCACATTGATTCTCATTTGGCTTGGGGGCTAGGGATGGCGTTCATCGTCGAGAATGGAATAGGAGAGAAACAGACTATGGAGCCACCTCCACCAGATCTACCACAATGCTAAGATATTGAAATTGTAGCAAATTGTCCATGTTATTATTTTGTCTTAAAATTAAGCAGTTCTTAGTGTGTctgtttattgtttttttttcaagtgTGAGCTATCAGGATTTTGCCTTTGCTCTATTAAGTAAAGTCTGAAATTCTATTGTCTATGATTAATGTTCAGCATCAGAGAGAAATGTTGAACAATTTTATTGTCATCACATTTCTCTCTTTCTTTAAAATCTTTCTTGGCTGAGCTTATATATattagattttttttcttttggtcatAATAGAGATTAAGTCACTTTAAGTAACAGCGACCACATTTAACTAAACCTAAAAGCTAAAACATAAAATCCTTTAGGCTGACAGACACAAAATTGTTTTGTGAGTTTACTAATACAACGAGTAAAGCTCAACGACTTTAAtgatacaaaaaatagttttatcatTTTACTGATAAATAAAAAAGTACAATAACTTTAATGATACAAGAAATAATTTTGCGAGTTTATTGGAACAACAGTTCAGTAATCACGAGCGAAATTAACCCAAGTGAAATTAAGGGCCATTTAGCGATAAAAAAAATTTCATAACTTTTCGGAATCAGTGTTTGGccatgaaaattttaaatttcacttgaagttgaatttcaaaattttttaaattttcggaATCAATGTTTGGCCATGAGAATTTTAAATTTTACTTGAAATTGAATTTCGAATTTTtcgaaaaatttgaaaaactccaaaaagttaatttttaaaattttcactccAAATTGCTATTTCATTGCTCTACCTCTCCAAACTCTCAAGGTCAACCAATGAAAGGACTAGCTAGACTAGGACTGGAACTGGAACGCCAGtcaacagaaaaaaaaaatctgtaaatttctccaaatatGTAATCAAAGCAACATGTCAAAGAAGTAAGAAATTTACGCTTATCAGCACGCCTTTTACAACAAAAGGTTATGCTCGGCCCGGTTCGAACAAATACCTATCGGCCATCGGCCACAATTCTAACAAAATGTTATGTTCGACCCCGTTCAAACAAACACCTATTGGCCCTCGGCCGCAATTCTAACAAAAGGTTATGTTCAACCCCGTTTGAACAAACACCTATCGGCCATTGGCCACAATTCTAACAAAAAGGTTATGTTCGGCCCCATTTGAACAAACACCTATTGGCCCTCAGCCGCAATTCTAACAAAAGGTTATGTTCGACCGCGTTCGAGCAAACACCTATCAACCACAATTCTAACAAAAGTTTATGTTCGACCCTGTTCGAACAAACACCTATCGGTCCTCGCACACAATTCTAACAAAAGGTTATGTTCGAACCCGTTCGAACAAACACCTATCAGCCTTCAGCCGCAATTCTAACAAAAGGTTACATTCGACCCCGCTCGAACAAACACCTATTGGCCCTTGGCCGTTAATCGCAAGCAAACAAAcacttatcggcccaaggccgcATCACGACACAAAAAATAGGAAAACAGCACCAACGAAGGAAAAGGCGAAACAGGCAGaaacaaaaatatacaaataCAAAAAGTAAATCGCAGGAAGGGAAGGAGATGTGATATTTCATACTTAAACATTTTTACAAAGGCTCAAGAAGACGCTGGTAAAAGTACACAGAAGGTTCCaaggaaaaaataaaactattgATCGTCGCCATCACGATCTCCAATGCCTTCACCACCTTGGTCACCGATACCCTCACCACCTCAATCACCCTCACTTTCGGCGTCCTCGCTCTCAGGATAAGCGGTGTCATACCAAGCGTCCTCTTCAAGCCAATCTACGCCTTCATCATCCCCCTCATCGCCCTAAGGAGTAGCGGGATCGTACCCGTAAGCGACTCGAGTCTTCACGATCTTTAACACTAACATCCTTGAGGCCACCTCAAAAATGGACCCCGCCTTATGCAAATCTCGATATACATCCAATTGAGCCTCGGTGTGAATCCGTTCCTCATACAATTTTTGAGGAACTTTGGGAAATTATGAAGCATGAGAAGAAAAGGGTTGTGCAAGCAGTTGAGCCTTCTCAGCTTCCAATGCGACCACCCGATCATGAAGGAGGGAGTTATCCTTCTCTAGCTCTCTGATCCTCCCCTCTAGTCGGTGTTCCTTAGCTTTCGTTGTGGACTGGTCATTCTCCAAGCGGAAAGATTCTACCTTTTCAAGCTCGCTCTGCTTCTCAGCAACTTCACCATTGAGGCCCTCCAGCTGAAGCCGACATTCTTCCAATTGCTTATGCAGTTTGACCTCTTGTGATTGAAGGTCACTACATTGGGCCTCCATGCCCTTGCTAGCCTCAAGTTATTCTTCCTTACTCCTCAACATCCCCTCGAGGACGCTGCATTTCTCAATGGACTTAACCAGCTCATCAATTTTCTCCTTCAACTCGTCTCGAAGGCCTGCGTGTTGCCATCCTCATCAAGTTTCCAGTGAAACTCCAGTACTTGCGTcgatgtcacaccccttttctacccctcaaaataataataatatgtgtatgggccaaagagtttttccaattaaagtgacaaaatttgaatagggattattttattgttcagagtcgccacttagaattgattttttcggtgttccaagtcaccatttatttggatccttagtcaaaggaaggtttgactctattttaatcggtccgcgaaaataaagttcgggtaaggaattctgttgaccggggagaaggtataaggcattccccgagtcccgtggttctagcacggtcgctttattgacttaaacttggcttgaattaattttggacaaactgtgatttatattattttcatgttttacctatcctcttttatctcttgattattagaaaaaattaaagaatatttttgaataataagatgtcataaccacactacgcaagcgaatgcgtgatcgatgaaatttattatttagtcataacggcgctacgcaagcgaatccgcagtcatgacagacgattgttagcacgttatttacttttgaaaaattgctccaattgtgttggaggaaacattaacccttttttcagaaaatttattaaatgctattaccacgctacgcaagcgaatccgtgaTTATGATAaaagatttataaattaattaaaactattgaatatgacatgaaattgatgaattaacttattaaaagttaagcGTCACGCTACACAAGTGAGTCCGTGAAGTTAAAGCGCACCTACTATTTGCCTaacgtttaaattaattaaagggaaactagttaattaaaatagtagaaaaatctgatattattattattttttcgagctttatagttgggaaaaattatgcaaataaatgttggaccaactttatctattttaaaagaaataagcCAACTTCTTGTTAAAAAAATGGCCAGCTTGTATGGAGCTTTTGGGCTGctggaatttattattaaaatgagccaagaaatgaatttcaattggcccaatgctatatagaagaaaaggggtaattttgttgtttaaaggtaaatgggccaacttttatctttgattcaataaggcccaaagttgatacaatcttagctctttacttagtttgagttcatgaccattaactacatagtcacaattgtataaacgcccactttacaaaaatagccattttTGCAAATCCGGCAAAATGACCAGATTCACAAAGATATTATCACAACATTCCTAGAAGCATATGTTGGCAGTGAAATTTCAGCAACTAAAACGAACTCATGCTATGTGTTATACACCTAAAGTCATTCATGACATACTTAACATTGTTACTCGGATATAATAActtgaaaacatgcttaaaaaATTCATAAACGACTTACATATCACATTCAAAAACTTACAACtcaatattcaagtattatgaaggACTATATTCACATTATCACATGCTTGATACATAACAATAATATACAAGCTCTTTTGTTGTCAAACTATTCATCATATCAAGCACATTTAAATGGTGCAGCATGTTCAAGTTGTTCTCATTGCTGAAAATACGTACATTACGAGTCTTAAAGGATTACCTGGTAGCAAAAGAATAAACAGTAGTTCAGCAACTAAAGCAGCATAAAAACAGCAGCAAATCTGTGTTAAAACAACCCGAAAACTTAGAGAGGGAACTCAGAAACGAACTCTAAAGATGACTTATACTTTTTTAAAAGTTTGCACTCTAAGATTCACTCCCAAAGCTCACCATTTCAGCTTACTTTTCATGTGTTCAACtgctgatttttttttgtttttgtgacaaagcaattataaaaaatgccccTGGAAGTGTGATAGAGTCCCCCCAAAGTGAGGAAAGGGCAGCCCTTAAATAGACAAATTTGGACAGGTTTTGGTTTACCAAATGTTTGTCCGACAAAAACTGACATTATGTgctaaacactgttcaaaatctgtCCAAAGGTCAAAGGAAATCTACTATGTCAGaaacaaagagaaaaaagaaatatCATTTCAGCCATCCTAACTAGTAAAAGTAGGCTACTAGCACcctattttgtgataaaataacataaacttcagattttaacaacatcaatatcaCCTTGTTGATTCAAACTAAACCAAgtattaaaacatgtaattaaacttCACACATATGTTATAAACCAATCGTAAACAAACAAAAATTAACTATTAAAGCCAAACGAAACGCACGCTATCGCTGAAGCAATTTAATAAAACCAACTAGACAAACATAATCAAAAATGGATTAAATGAAGAAACAAGATAGAAACTAACTTTaacttaaaaaaattaaaaaattaataacGGGGCAGGATTACGATTTTACCATA encodes the following:
- the LOC104237603 gene encoding laccase-3-like; this translates as MKTYSNFFLKKPLFNGLLATIIAILSLLPSFANAEFHYHEFIVQETRITRLCRTKNIITVNGQFPGPTLTVRNGDTLFVTVVNRARYNVTIHWHGIRQMRTPWADGPEYVTQCPIRPGGFYTYRFTIENQEGTLWWHAHSKWLRATVYGALVILPKQGSNFPFLQPQKDIPILLGEWWNRDIIAVQRQAQFTGAAPNNSDAYTINGQPGDLYRCSSQGTVKVSVNPGETVLLRVINAALNQQLFFSVANHMLTVVGVDATYNKPFTTNVIMVGPGQTTNVILTANRPPGRYYMAASAYATARNAQFDNTTTTAILEYTNLVSVANSRPSLPQLPAFNDTATATAFTSQLRSIPSNNVRVPNQIDENLFFTVGLGLVNCAPGPRCQGPNNTRFAASMNNISFVLPRRTSLLQAYYQNIPGIYTLDFPPVPPVQFDYTGNVSRGLWQPRFGTKLHKIKFGSTVQIVLQDTAIFSTEDHPIHLHGYHFWVVGQGFGNFNPQTDTATFNLVDPPVRNTIDVPVGGWAVIRFVADNPGVWLFHCHIDSHLAWGLGMAFIVENGIGEKQTMEPPPPDLPQC